In one Caballeronia sp. M1242 genomic region, the following are encoded:
- a CDS encoding quinoprotein dehydrogenase-associated SoxYZ-like carrier, translating into MGAVTGSMEGIMMTDTPGSMRARGALFALLALMASLAQAAQPDDDPNKVARWLDFKEGAFKGQTVDTHGEAVITLDAPARAADAAVVPIAINAQFAQSPAHYIKKIYLFIDENPEPYAGYFEFTPESGLASVETRVRVEDYTFMRAIAETNDGHLYSAVRFVKASGGCSAPADKDDDAAERAAGTVRLQSEGAAVAGKPQLAQVMVRHPNRTGMAMNQITRNYATAYFIRKVAVTYADKPVMTANVNFSISENPNFRFYFLPTGSGKLKAHIEDTKNKQFEGAIAIQTQAAGQASAMK; encoded by the coding sequence ATGGGAGCAGTAACAGGCAGCATGGAGGGCATCATGATGACCGATACGCCTGGCTCTATGCGCGCGCGCGGCGCACTGTTCGCGCTGCTTGCGTTGATGGCATCGCTCGCGCAAGCGGCACAGCCGGACGACGACCCGAACAAGGTCGCTCGCTGGCTCGATTTCAAGGAAGGCGCGTTCAAGGGACAAACGGTCGATACGCATGGCGAAGCCGTCATCACGCTCGACGCTCCTGCACGCGCGGCAGATGCCGCAGTCGTTCCTATCGCGATCAACGCACAGTTCGCTCAGAGTCCCGCGCACTACATCAAGAAGATCTACCTTTTCATCGACGAGAATCCCGAGCCATACGCGGGCTATTTCGAATTCACGCCCGAGTCTGGACTGGCGAGCGTCGAAACGCGTGTGCGCGTGGAGGACTATACGTTCATGCGCGCCATCGCCGAAACCAACGACGGGCACCTGTATAGCGCGGTGCGCTTCGTGAAGGCATCGGGCGGTTGTTCAGCACCCGCCGACAAGGACGACGATGCAGCCGAACGCGCGGCAGGCACGGTTCGATTGCAATCGGAGGGCGCGGCGGTCGCCGGCAAGCCGCAACTCGCGCAAGTGATGGTGCGGCACCCGAATCGCACGGGCATGGCGATGAACCAGATCACGCGCAACTATGCGACGGCCTATTTCATTCGAAAGGTCGCCGTCACGTATGCGGATAAACCGGTGATGACCGCGAACGTCAACTTCTCGATCAGCGAGAACCCGAATTTTCGCTTCTACTTTCTGCCGACCGGGAGTGGGAAGTTGAAAGCGCATATAGAGGACACCAAGAACAAGCAGTTCGAAGGCGCGATCGCTATTCAGACGCAAGCGGCCGGGCAAGCGTCGGCAATGA
- a CDS encoding substrate-binding domain-containing protein: MFQRKASCTVRFGRMAALLSALALLSADAAFAQGAGGPPPNLPNNDGADGVLRVCADPNNMPLSNQKGEGFENKIASQMASDFGYKLEYTFYPQRMGFVRNTLRDKVPNTEQYKCDLIIGVPKGYELTATTRPYLHSTYAMVFPNRPEYANIKTPADLMSLPPDQLRKMKLGIFVKSPAVDWLLRNNLIEQAVSYQGQSGDPEAFPGEMIEHDLSQGNVDAAFVWGPIAGYFVNRSDNKVRLVAFPPQPGIRFDFEISMGVRYGEKAWRDKVDNWIASNQPKIDQILTSYQVPLLPLQPMQPAQAQ; encoded by the coding sequence ATGTTTCAACGTAAGGCCAGTTGTACGGTGCGATTCGGTCGCATGGCCGCATTGCTTTCAGCGCTTGCTCTGCTTTCGGCCGACGCCGCGTTCGCGCAGGGCGCAGGCGGTCCGCCGCCGAACCTGCCGAACAACGACGGCGCGGACGGCGTGTTGCGCGTATGCGCCGATCCGAACAACATGCCGCTCTCGAACCAGAAAGGCGAAGGCTTCGAAAACAAAATCGCGAGCCAGATGGCGAGTGATTTCGGCTATAAGCTCGAATACACGTTCTATCCGCAGCGCATGGGTTTCGTGAGGAATACGCTGCGCGACAAGGTGCCGAATACCGAGCAATACAAGTGCGATCTCATCATCGGCGTACCCAAGGGCTATGAACTGACTGCGACGACGCGGCCGTATCTGCATTCTACCTACGCGATGGTCTTTCCGAATCGCCCGGAGTACGCGAACATCAAGACGCCCGCTGACCTCATGAGTCTGCCGCCGGATCAACTCAGGAAAATGAAGCTCGGCATCTTCGTTAAAAGCCCGGCCGTGGACTGGCTGCTCAGAAATAACCTTATCGAGCAGGCGGTGTCGTATCAAGGGCAGAGCGGCGATCCCGAGGCGTTTCCCGGCGAGATGATCGAGCATGACCTGTCGCAAGGCAACGTCGATGCTGCGTTCGTCTGGGGACCGATCGCCGGATATTTTGTCAATCGTTCGGATAACAAAGTAAGGCTCGTTGCGTTCCCGCCGCAGCCCGGCATTCGCTTCGACTTCGAAATCTCGATGGGCGTGCGGTACGGAGAGAAAGCATGGCGCGACAAGGTCGATAACTGGATTGCGTCGAATCAGCCGAAGATCGACCAGATATTGACGAGCTATCAAGTGCCGCTGCTGCCTCTCCAGCCGATGCAACCCGCGCAAGCACAATGA
- a CDS encoding quinoprotein relay system zinc metallohydrolase 2, giving the protein MQQIAPGEYAHRAHDDIATRANRGDIANVGFIVGTRCVAVIDTGGTLAEGRALRQAVRKITPLPVCYVINTHMHPDHIFGNAAFVDDHPQFVGSVKLAQAEASRAENYLRALNRELGDIAEGSEIIGPTQTVDGSATLDLGDRPLTLRTWQTAHTNNDLTVYDEKSGTLWTGDLLFVRCIPVVDGSVVGWLEDIARIKQMNPRHVVPGHGPLDPPWQQSLEAEAQYLAELARDVREAIKRGATIQQAVDTVGLDQREKWLLYEIYHRRNVTAAYAELEWEQ; this is encoded by the coding sequence ATGCAGCAGATCGCGCCCGGAGAATACGCGCATCGCGCTCACGATGACATTGCGACACGCGCGAACAGAGGCGATATCGCGAACGTGGGCTTCATCGTCGGTACGCGCTGCGTGGCGGTGATCGACACGGGCGGCACGCTCGCAGAGGGACGCGCGCTGAGGCAGGCGGTACGAAAGATCACGCCGCTGCCGGTCTGCTATGTCATCAACACGCACATGCACCCGGACCATATCTTCGGCAATGCGGCATTCGTGGACGATCATCCGCAATTCGTCGGAAGCGTGAAGCTCGCGCAAGCGGAGGCGTCGCGCGCGGAGAATTATCTTCGCGCGCTGAACCGGGAGCTCGGAGACATCGCCGAAGGTAGTGAGATTATCGGGCCGACGCAAACGGTGGATGGCAGCGCAACGCTCGATCTCGGCGACCGTCCATTGACGCTGCGGACATGGCAAACAGCGCATACCAACAACGACTTGACGGTATACGATGAGAAGAGCGGCACATTATGGACCGGGGACCTGCTCTTCGTGCGCTGCATTCCGGTGGTGGATGGAAGTGTCGTCGGCTGGCTGGAAGACATCGCGCGTATTAAGCAGATGAATCCGCGACATGTCGTGCCGGGACATGGTCCGCTCGATCCGCCGTGGCAGCAGTCACTGGAAGCAGAAGCGCAGTACCTTGCGGAACTCGCGCGTGACGTGCGCGAGGCCATCAAGCGCGGCGCGACGATTCAACAAGCCGTAGACACCGTTGGCCTCGATCAGCGCGAGAAGTGGCTGCTCTACGAGATTTACCATCGTCGCAATGTGACGGCGGCTTATGCGGAACTCGAATGGGAGCAGTAA
- a CDS encoding methanol/ethanol family PQQ-dependent dehydrogenase, with protein sequence MNLRTLVLGLAVVATAGLNSYVAQADSQLDSLIKNPSNWAAQAGDYSNHRYSTLKQINENNVGKLQVAWTMSTGVLRGHEGSPLVIGDTMYIHSPFPNKVIAINLKDQTFIWQYQPKQDQQVISVMCCDTVNRGLAYGDGKIFLQQADTKLVALDAKTGDVVWSAQNGDPKKGETNTNAPHVFGDKVLTGISGGEFGVRGRLVAYNIKDGKEVWKAYSTGPDDEMLLDPQQTMTWSDGKMMPVGADSSTKSWQGDQWKYGGGTTWGWYAWDPKLNLVYYGTGNPGTWNPTQRPGDNKWSMSIFARDLNTGKAKWVYQMTPHDEWDYDGVNEMILSDLSIGGKRVPAIVHFDRNGFGYTLNRETGELLVAQKYDPAVNWADSVDIKSGLPIRNASYSTQKAGPDHNVKGICPAALGSKDQQPAAYDPNSSLFLVPTNHVCMDYEPFQVDYVSGQPFVGATLSMYPGPNENGAMGNFIAWDAAKGKIAWSKPERFSVWSGALATAGGIVFYGTLEGYIKAVRIRDGKELWKFKTPSGIIGNVFTYQYQGKQYVGVYSGIGGWAGIGMAAGLEKSTEGLGAVGGYRELAKYTALGGTLFIFAVPS encoded by the coding sequence ATGAACTTACGCACCCTGGTTCTTGGACTGGCGGTGGTTGCGACAGCAGGCCTGAATTCCTATGTAGCGCAGGCCGATTCGCAACTCGACAGCCTTATCAAGAATCCTTCGAATTGGGCAGCGCAGGCGGGCGATTATTCGAATCACCGCTATAGCACGCTCAAGCAGATCAACGAAAACAACGTCGGCAAGTTACAGGTCGCCTGGACCATGTCCACCGGTGTGCTACGTGGTCATGAAGGATCGCCGCTCGTCATCGGCGACACGATGTATATCCATTCGCCGTTTCCCAACAAAGTCATTGCGATCAACCTCAAGGATCAAACCTTCATCTGGCAATACCAGCCGAAGCAGGATCAGCAAGTCATCTCCGTGATGTGTTGCGATACAGTGAATCGTGGCCTCGCTTATGGCGACGGCAAGATCTTCCTCCAGCAAGCCGATACCAAACTCGTCGCGCTCGATGCGAAGACGGGCGACGTGGTATGGAGCGCGCAGAACGGCGATCCTAAGAAGGGCGAGACCAATACGAATGCGCCACATGTGTTCGGCGACAAAGTGCTGACCGGCATATCCGGTGGCGAATTCGGCGTGCGTGGCCGTCTCGTTGCGTACAACATCAAGGACGGCAAGGAAGTGTGGAAGGCCTATAGCACGGGCCCCGACGATGAAATGTTGCTGGACCCGCAGCAAACCATGACGTGGTCCGACGGCAAGATGATGCCCGTGGGCGCCGACTCGTCGACCAAGAGCTGGCAAGGCGATCAATGGAAATACGGCGGCGGCACGACATGGGGATGGTACGCATGGGACCCGAAGCTCAACCTTGTCTACTACGGCACGGGTAACCCCGGCACGTGGAATCCGACCCAGCGCCCCGGCGACAACAAATGGTCGATGTCGATCTTCGCGCGCGACCTGAATACCGGCAAAGCGAAGTGGGTCTATCAGATGACGCCGCACGACGAGTGGGACTATGACGGCGTCAATGAAATGATCTTGTCGGACCTGAGCATCGGCGGAAAGCGAGTGCCCGCGATCGTTCACTTCGACCGCAACGGCTTCGGCTATACGCTGAACCGCGAAACCGGCGAACTGCTCGTCGCGCAGAAGTACGATCCGGCCGTGAATTGGGCCGATAGCGTCGATATCAAGAGCGGCCTGCCCATTCGCAACGCCAGCTATTCGACACAGAAGGCGGGTCCGGACCATAACGTGAAGGGCATTTGTCCTGCCGCGCTCGGATCGAAAGATCAGCAGCCTGCCGCATACGATCCGAACTCGAGTCTCTTCCTCGTTCCGACCAATCACGTTTGTATGGACTACGAACCGTTCCAGGTCGACTACGTGTCGGGTCAGCCGTTCGTCGGCGCAACGCTTTCGATGTATCCGGGTCCGAACGAGAACGGCGCGATGGGCAACTTCATCGCGTGGGATGCGGCCAAGGGCAAGATCGCATGGTCCAAGCCCGAGCGGTTCTCGGTGTGGTCGGGCGCGCTGGCGACAGCAGGCGGCATCGTGTTCTACGGCACGCTCGAAGGCTACATCAAGGCGGTACGCATCAGGGACGGCAAGGAACTGTGGAAGTTCAAGACGCCGTCCGGCATCATCGGCAACGTGTTCACGTATCAGTACCAGGGCAAGCAATATGTCGGCGTGTATTCGGGCATCGGCGGCTGGGCCGGCATCGGCATGGCAGCGGGACTCGAAAAGTCGACGGAAGGTCTCGGTGCGGTAGGCGGGTACCGCGAACTCGCGAAGTATACGGCGCTGGGCGGCACGCTCTTCATCTTCGCTGTCCCGAGTTGA
- a CDS encoding c-type cytochrome: MIGRTILVLSIALVASSAPFAQTSSGEMKPVAYQVVDGNKVDNDTLQGWRTWRALACERCHGAKQEGLVGPSLVDAFKTLDKNEFHRTVFGGRVDKGMPDFSASQMMQKNWENLYTYLKGRSDGKINPGDLQAIDAK, translated from the coding sequence ATGATAGGCCGAACCATCCTGGTGTTGTCGATAGCGCTCGTTGCGTCATCCGCGCCTTTCGCTCAGACCTCTTCAGGGGAGATGAAGCCGGTGGCGTATCAGGTCGTCGATGGCAACAAGGTCGACAACGATACGCTGCAAGGATGGCGTACCTGGCGCGCGCTCGCGTGCGAACGCTGTCACGGGGCGAAGCAGGAAGGTCTCGTCGGTCCCTCGCTGGTCGACGCTTTCAAGACGCTCGACAAGAACGAATTTCATCGCACGGTCTTCGGCGGACGTGTCGACAAGGGCATGCCCGACTTCAGCGCGAGCCAGATGATGCAGAAGAATTGGGAGAATCTCTACACCTATTTGAAGGGACGGTCCGACGGCAAGATCAATCCGGGCGACCTGCAAGCAATCGATGCCAAGTGA